The Castor canadensis chromosome 8, mCasCan1.hap1v2, whole genome shotgun sequence genome contains a region encoding:
- the LOC109677677 gene encoding prolactin-like, whose protein sequence is MTTTMDSKQSSWKGSLLLLLVLNLLLCKNVAASPACAGGAANCRLSLQDLFTRAVALSDNIYKVAEDTFRDFQKTYATGQEFISRAINSCSTSSIPTPVDKDQALNNKVTLKPRFSTKTAEAAF, encoded by the exons ATGACCACCACCATGGACAGCAAGCAGTCATCATGGAAAG GATCactcctgctgctgctggtgtTAAACCTCCTTCTCTGCAAGAATGTGGCTGCCAGCCCTGCCTGTGCAGGTGGGGCTGCGAACTGCCGCTTGAGCCTCCAAGACCTGTTCACCCGTGCAGTCGCCCTGTCTGACAACATCTATAAAGTTGCTGAAGACACATTCAGGGACTTT CAAAAAACATATGCCACTGGTCAGGAGTTCATTTCCAGGGCCATCAACAGCTGCAGCACTTCTTCCATTCCTACTCCAGTGGACAAGGACCAAGCCTTAAATAACAAGGTAACTCTTAAGCCCAGGTTTTCCACCAAAACAGCTGAGGCAGCATTCTAG